In Chitinophaga nivalis, a single genomic region encodes these proteins:
- a CDS encoding MFS transporter produces MNSTTLGKYRWRVCALLFVATTINYVDRQVLGLLKGDLSREFNWTETDYSNLVMAFSAAYSIGLLGFGRLIDKIGSKLGYGVSIVIWSFSAMAHALVRSTLGFGVVRSILGLSEAGNFPAAIKATAEWFPKRERALATGIFNSGANIAAVVGPVMVYWLARNHGWRSAFMWTGAIGFVWLLFWWIYYELPAKHKKLSKEEYDYIHSDQEEEAIKPQPVKWGKLLGVRQTWAFVFGKLLTDPVWWFFLFWLPGYLESIFHVDLKANLGLPIIVIYSVTSFGSIGGGWLSSHLIKTGWPVFRARKVSMLIFAVCVVPILFIQYTTNLWLAIALISLATAAHQAWSATIFTTASDMFPKRAVSSVVGIGGMAGSIGGTLFPIVIGGMLDHYKLIGNIGVGYNILFTMCGIAYLLAWGVMHLFAPRMESVKLD; encoded by the coding sequence ATGAATTCCACAACTTTAGGTAAGTATCGCTGGCGGGTATGCGCACTGCTATTTGTAGCCACCACTATTAACTATGTAGACAGGCAGGTATTGGGATTGCTGAAAGGAGATCTGTCCAGGGAATTCAACTGGACGGAAACAGACTACAGTAATCTCGTGATGGCTTTCTCTGCTGCTTATTCCATCGGATTATTAGGCTTTGGCAGGTTGATAGACAAAATAGGGTCCAAGCTGGGATACGGTGTATCTATTGTTATCTGGAGTTTTTCCGCCATGGCGCATGCGCTGGTACGTTCCACACTGGGATTTGGCGTGGTACGTTCTATCCTGGGGCTCAGTGAGGCCGGGAATTTTCCGGCGGCCATCAAAGCTACCGCGGAGTGGTTTCCTAAAAGAGAAAGAGCACTGGCAACCGGTATTTTTAACTCCGGCGCCAATATCGCAGCGGTCGTAGGACCCGTAATGGTATACTGGCTGGCCCGTAATCATGGCTGGAGAAGTGCCTTTATGTGGACCGGCGCCATTGGTTTTGTATGGCTGTTGTTCTGGTGGATTTATTATGAACTGCCGGCAAAACATAAAAAATTATCTAAGGAAGAATATGACTACATCCATAGTGACCAGGAGGAAGAAGCCATAAAACCGCAGCCGGTAAAATGGGGGAAACTGCTGGGTGTACGGCAAACGTGGGCATTTGTTTTCGGTAAACTGCTCACGGATCCGGTGTGGTGGTTCTTTTTATTCTGGTTACCGGGATACCTGGAATCTATTTTTCATGTAGATCTCAAAGCCAATCTGGGCTTACCTATTATCGTGATCTATTCGGTGACCAGCTTTGGTAGTATCGGGGGCGGATGGTTATCTTCTCATCTGATCAAAACTGGTTGGCCGGTATTCCGGGCACGCAAGGTATCTATGCTGATTTTTGCCGTGTGTGTGGTGCCTATCTTATTTATCCAGTATACTACTAACCTATGGCTGGCGATTGCCTTAATCAGCCTGGCTACTGCAGCGCATCAGGCCTGGTCGGCCACGATCTTTACCACAGCATCGGATATGTTCCCGAAGCGGGCGGTAAGTTCGGTGGTAGGTATCGGCGGTATGGCTGGTTCTATTGGTGGTACCCTGTTTCCGATTGTAATCGGCGGCATGCTGGATCACTATAAACTGATTGGTAATATCGGGGTAGGTTATAATATTCTGTTTACCATGTGTGGGATTGCCTATTTGCTGGCATGGGGTGTGATGCATCTTTTTGCCCCACGTATGGAAAGCGTCAAGCTGGATTAA
- a CDS encoding UxaA family hydrolase translates to MNTFLQIHPDDNVLVALQDIPEGTTISFNGQNIELQQSIAAKHKFLIHPVQHGDPITMYGVLVGKATKPMIPGESITTENIVHDANAFHEKDASLQWQAPDVSKWKKRSFMGYQRNDGQVGTRNYWLVIPLVFCENRNVAVIKTAFEKGLGFSPAEIYNEQVQDLVSLYKSGNLEAIHNYKAELLTETNKRHLVFPNIDGIKFLTHEGGCGGTRQDSDALCALLAGYIHHPNVAGATILSLGCQHAQVSILQTALKKLNPAFNKPVLVYEQQKSPSEFDMLSAAIKDTFLALVEANKQERQPSPLSKLVIGLECGGSDGFSGISANPAVGHTSDLLVALGGTSILSEFPELCGVEQELINRCETAATSDKFIRIMRAYESQANAVGSGFYMNPSPGNIKDGLITDAIKSAGAAKKGGTSPVTDVLDYTEYVTKPGLNLLCTPGNDVESTSAEVGSGANIVLFTTGLGTPTGNPIAPVVKLATNTKLATRMKDIIDIDTGTIISGQHSIEEMGEQILEYVIEAANGNIYTKAELLHQDDFIPWKRGVSL, encoded by the coding sequence ATGAACACTTTTTTACAAATACATCCTGATGATAACGTGCTGGTTGCTCTGCAGGACATCCCGGAAGGGACCACCATATCTTTCAACGGACAAAATATCGAACTACAGCAAAGCATTGCTGCCAAACATAAATTCCTGATTCATCCTGTTCAGCATGGAGATCCGATCACCATGTACGGCGTACTCGTGGGTAAAGCTACCAAACCAATGATTCCGGGCGAAAGTATTACCACCGAAAACATTGTACATGACGCCAATGCCTTTCATGAAAAAGATGCATCTCTGCAGTGGCAGGCGCCGGATGTAAGCAAATGGAAAAAACGCTCCTTCATGGGCTATCAGCGGAACGACGGACAGGTAGGCACGCGTAACTACTGGCTGGTTATCCCCCTGGTTTTCTGTGAAAACAGGAACGTGGCCGTGATTAAAACAGCCTTCGAAAAAGGACTGGGATTTTCACCGGCAGAAATATACAACGAACAGGTACAGGACCTCGTATCACTTTATAAAAGTGGTAACCTGGAAGCCATTCATAACTACAAAGCGGAATTACTAACGGAAACGAATAAACGTCATTTAGTATTCCCCAATATAGATGGTATTAAATTCCTCACCCACGAAGGTGGCTGCGGGGGCACCCGGCAGGATTCTGATGCCCTGTGTGCCCTGCTGGCAGGATATATTCACCATCCCAATGTGGCCGGCGCCACCATTCTCAGCCTGGGTTGCCAGCATGCGCAGGTATCTATTTTACAGACAGCACTGAAAAAACTGAATCCGGCTTTTAACAAACCGGTACTGGTATACGAACAGCAGAAAAGTCCGTCCGAATTTGACATGCTCTCTGCAGCTATTAAAGATACCTTCCTGGCCCTCGTGGAAGCCAACAAACAGGAACGTCAACCCAGCCCGTTATCCAAACTGGTAATAGGCCTGGAATGCGGCGGCTCCGATGGATTCTCCGGTATCTCTGCCAACCCCGCTGTCGGACATACTTCCGATCTGCTGGTAGCATTAGGCGGTACGTCTATCCTCTCCGAATTTCCGGAGCTATGCGGCGTAGAACAGGAACTGATCAACCGTTGCGAAACAGCAGCTACCTCCGATAAATTCATCCGTATCATGCGGGCATACGAATCGCAGGCCAACGCAGTAGGCTCTGGCTTTTATATGAACCCATCCCCGGGCAATATCAAAGACGGTCTGATCACCGATGCCATCAAATCGGCCGGTGCAGCCAAAAAAGGCGGTACCTCTCCGGTAACAGATGTACTGGACTATACGGAGTATGTCACCAAACCCGGTTTAAACCTGTTGTGCACCCCCGGCAATGATGTGGAGTCTACCTCTGCAGAAGTGGGTTCCGGCGCCAATATCGTACTGTTTACCACAGGACTGGGTACCCCTACCGGCAACCCGATTGCACCGGTGGTTAAACTGGCTACCAACACCAAACTCGCTACCCGTATGAAAGATATTATCGACATCGATACCGGTACTATCATCAGCGGACAACATAGCATTGAAGAAATGGGAGAACAGATACTGGAATACGTGATTGAAGCCGCTAACGGTAACATCTATACCAAAGCGGAACTGCTGCACCAGGATGACTTCATCCCCTGGAAAAGAGGCGTATCCCTGTAA